TCATCCGCATCGGCCACAAGGCTCCAGCGGCCCACGCGGAACGCCGCCAGCAGCGCCTCTTGCCACAGCACGCCGTAGCGCGATTCGTTGTAGGGTGTGTCGGTTGAAAAAACCACGACATCGGGCTGCGCCGCCAGTTCCTCTAGCGTGCCGTCATCGGACCCGTTATCTGCCACCAGAAACGCGCCGACGCCAAGGGCACGATAGTGGTTCAGGAAGTGTTTCAGCATGAACATTTCGTTGCGCATGACCGCAACCACGGCAAGCTCTGCGTCACGCGCCTGTGCAAGACGGTCGGGCGCGCTGACAAGATCAAGCGTGTTGCTGGCCCAACCCAGCCGGGCTGAACTATGAGGCGACCACAACTTCATCGGGGTAGGCCAAGGCGCTGACAAGGCCCGCCGCGCGGCGTGAAGGTCGCCACCACTGTCCAGATGTGCGACCTTCAGGCCCGAGCCTGCGAAGGGCAGGAAACTGTTTTCATAAAGCGGCAGAGGGGGCAGGCCAGGTGCACTGCGCCGGAAAATCGCCATGTCGTAATTTTCGCCCGACAGGGTTATGCCGCTCAGGGCCAGCAGATCGCCTACAAGTTTGTCTTCCATGAAGGACACGGCCTCTAATGCGCGCCCAGCGGGTGTTGCGCACGCAGCGCTTAGGGCTGTCAGGGCATCGCGGCCCAGCATGTAGGCCGCGCTGCCATCGGCATAGACCGATGGCTCCGGTGACTTGTCCAGATCGAAGCGGCCACGGTCACTGGTCGCCTTGCCCATGTGCCACGCGCGGTCCATCTCGCCACGGGCGCGGTATAGAGGACGCCCGTAATACGGCGTGCAGAGAGCAGAGAGATCGGCGAAAAAGGCCTGCGGGTCGAGAAAACAATCATCATCTATTTTCAGGATGCGGGAAAACCCGGTCTGGCTGCGGACCCAATCTGCCAGCGCAAGGATCTTCTGTGGCAAACCTTCGTAATCGTCAGGTGCTGGCAGCCTGAGCACACTATCGACCAGTTGCGCCGGGCCACTATGACCGCCAACAGCTACGACCATCGGCAAACCAGCTTGTTCCAGCAGGTCACCCCAGGCCGCCCGTATCTGTGGCACGCGGCTGTCCAGATAGGGGCGACAGGAAATAAGGACAACAAGCGTATCGGCAAGCGGATTGGCCGCTTGGCGCAGGTGGCAGGCCGGACCAGCTAGCGCCGGGTCGGGGGGCAGGATTGTTTCGGCGTGCGCGCGCAAAACGGGATCGGGGCAGCAGGCGGCAAAACGGGCGCTGGCATGGCGCAGCGCAGTAGCCGTGGCGAATTCGGCGGGATCGCGCGTGCGCAATCCGTCGTGTAATGCGCTCAGCATCTGTCGCGCAAGGCCGGTTTGGTTGGCACGGGATAGCGCTTCTGCCATGGCCAGAAGCACGGCGCCGCCGCAATACCCGGCCTCTGGCAACAAAAGCGCGACGGCCTGTGCGCGGATCATCTCAAGTCCGGCCGGCGGTTGACCGGCCCGAAGCTGACGCAAAGCATCCATGGCCGTGCATCCAAGACGCCGCATGGCCGGTTCCATCACCGGGCGCGGGGTATGCGCGCTCGCGGGCCGCAAGCCTTCGCAGGCCAATTGGTGCAGCTCTGGCGGTGGTGGTGCAGCTTTGTCAGCGCGCGGAAAGGCGAGCCAGCGCAATGCGATGTCTTGCTGCTCTGGCAAGGGAAGATGGGCAAGCGCGGGGGCCAGCGGGTCGTCCAGACCAGCGTCCGCCAAAAGGCAAAGCCGATGCGCCCTTGCCCCTACAACAAAGGCCTGTTCGAAACGGGCAATGATCTGCGCCGCATCGGGCGCAGATGGATTTGTCCAGAGAGCCCGCGCCATGTTTGCCCAGTCGGTCCAACCCCGCGGTTTTGCATCGGGGGGCAGCCTATCGACACGGTCCCAGAATTCCGGGATTAGCCCAAAGGTTTCCAGCGCAAGCCGGGCTATGTCCGGTATCGCATAGGCTGGCAAGTGTTCACGCTGCGCGACGAGGCTGACAACGGCATCCAGCAGGTCGGGGCAGCGCATCTGCGAGCCTGATTCTGCGATCAGCATTCGCATGGCGCGCAAGATGTCATTCAGAAGATCGGTGCGGTCCCAGATAGAAACATGGCCATAGGGGCCTGCCCGGTCTGATATCAAGGCGCGTATGACCCAAGCCAAGGCCGGGGTGGCGATCCACCTGTCACCGGCTGGGACCATGTTCCAAAGCGCGCTGCGTAACCCGCCGATATCACGCGCCGCCCAGAGCTTTGGTAGCGCAGCAGAGGCCGAATAAGGCGTGTCCGGGGCGGGCAGGTGAGCGCCATACCTGTCGGCAAGGGCGAAAAGCGCGACAGGGTCATCTATGCTGCACGCCCATTCGCACTGGCTTAGCAGCAGGTGGCCCATTTGGTCTGGCGACAAATCGCTGTCCCGCAGCAATCTGTCCAACGTAAAAAATGATCGTGCCGCGTCGGGCAAGGCTTCGAAGCGGGTTCGCAACTCTGCAACCGGGTCGGGTTTAGCTGTTGTCGGGGCGGGGGATGACTTGGCAACAGGCGGGCAATATTTGCCCAGTCGGTACAGCCGTGCTGCTCCGGCCAAGGCAGACCGGCAGCCATCCGACAGTTCGTCCAACATATTGGCGGCATGTGCGTGTTCCAGCGCCTGAAGCGCTGCAAGCTCGTCCAGTAGAAGCCAGCCATCTTGCGACAGGCGTTCAAGCCGCATCAGCAGATCGGCACGGTCTAGGCGCAGGCTGTTGCGCAATTCGTCATTTTGGGCGATCAAGCGCAATTCTGGCTGGCCGTTTTGCCAGATGCGTCCCGGCAGCACCGCCCTGACAATGCCGCCTGCGTGGTCGCTGCCGGTGACAGGCTCTAATGTCAGACGCTCGCCGCTGGGAAGGCGGACGGCGCTGGGAGGGTTGGGCCCCGTCCATGTCATTTCCATACGGTCGGTGACATAAGGACCAAGTGCAGGGCCAGAACGCGCAACGACGCGCACCGCCTGCGGAAAGGTGATCCGGGCGATATTCTCCAGGCCGGAAAACCCGCGTCGCAGCCCGTATCGCGCTTCGCGGCTGAACTGCGGAAGGGCGTTCAGACTGGCCAACTCGCGCCCGTCCAACCAGACCGTGACGGCAGTTCCGGGGCGGCTAAAACCCGTCTTGAACCGCAACCCAAGCAGGTGGGGACCGGCCGGCGGCGGCAGATCGCAAATGACCTCGCGGCTCCAGCCTCTTTGCGCGTAGCGATTGAGAACCAAAAGCCGTTCCTTGCGTCGAAACTCTACATGCAGCGGCATGTCGCGAAGGCCTGCATCCCAGAACCCGATCATCGGGTTTGGATCCATCCTCAGGTCAACTTCCAGCCAGAGAGATCCGGTTCGTGGGGCGCGATAGGCCAAGCTGTGCCGGGGCGGTGTCGGAATCATTTTTTGGTCCAATCAGGTTCGAAAGGCCGGGTTGCGGCCATGCTGTAATTGTTGAGCGAAAACATTCTCGACCTGGGCGGCGGTGGGCTGCCGGCCAATCAGCGCAAACAATGGTTCAAGCGCGGTCCGGTCGTTAATATAGGTATCGTAATGCAGCATAACGCATCTGTCGGAATGCGCCGCGGCATAGGCATGGAACAAGGTTTCGGCCTCTTGCAGGCTGGCCCGGACGAAATCTGGGTCACAGATGGCCCACCATGCAGAGCGCGCGACGGCGTCGTGGTTGCGCGTGTTGAACACGAAACGACTGCCGGGGAAGAAGCGTGTAATGAAATCTAGGTAATCCGGGAACAGGTCTGGATCGCCATGAACGCGGATTTCCTTGAAGCCGCCCATGCGTATGTCGCTTGGCAGGTTCAAAACCTGCCGCTGAAACAGGCGCGCAAACTCGTGCCCGACCGCGTCCGGCTCGATCAATTCTGCCCCGAACCACGGTCGCATGGCATCTGTTGCAGCCCCGCGCGCGCGCAACTCGCGGATCGGCCCGGCACTGTCCAAAGCGTGCCAAGTCTGAAACATGTGCCATAAGGTGCCATTGTTTTCGCCGCGAACCATGACACCGTCTAGAGTGTTGAGCAGATGCTGCAACAGGGTCGACCCGGACCGCCCATAGGTCACGATGAACACATACCCCTCTGGTGGATGCGTGCTTTGGGGCGCGGGAGGAGGCATCATCGCGATTGCCTCAGGTGGCGCAGAGCGTTTCCAACCGGGCCATCGCCTCGGCAAAATTGGGCACATAGCTGGCAATTGCTGCCGAATTCTGCCCCTTGCTTTTGGCAAATACCGTTAACCGTGGGTCATCTGGCATTGCTTGGATTCCAGCGCGACGCGCGATTGCGGCAACCTGCTCTGCCGAGGAGCGCTCAGAAAGGTATATTTCTTCAAAGACGATCCAATCCCAGTCTATGCCGCGATTGCGCAACAGCGTTAGGGTCTGCCCAAGTGCCGCGAAATCTGCATGAACACGGTTCGCGAGGCGGCTCAGGTCAATGGGCGCGGGGCGCAGGGTTCCATCTAAGATTCTGGGGTAAACCCTGTCAGCACCCGCTGGCCCCCATGCTCCTGTTGCCTGCGCTAGCAAAAGCGAACCGATGCGCTTGGCCTCATTCCGCCGGGTCAGGACAATTATGTAATACCCTCGCGCTTGCGCCACGTCGATCAAGGCGCGCGTGATCGCTATGGGCTGCACTTCCACACAGTGCTTTATGTTCGGGCTTTGGTCTAGTGCGGCGTCAATCTCGGCGCGCAACCTCTCTGGATCGCTATGTTGTGCGAAGCTTTCAGAAATCGCGCTTAATTTGCGCCTCCGGTTGAACGGCTCATGTTCCACAGCGGGAAAGCTAGAAAGCTTCACCAGCGCTGTTGTGAAGTCGGTTCCGCCGGTGCGGCGCAATGTAAGAATAAGAATTGGCTGTTCGGACATAAGGGCAACTTTCACAAAACGCGCGTCATTATACCTGCGCAGGTGGCGGGATCAAGCTATGCTTGCCGCGAATGGCGCGGGGCATTCCGCGAGTGAAAAAAGTGCTTTGAAATCGCGATTTCGGGTTTGCCGCACCCTGATATGCCAGCCTGCGCAGAACATGGTTCTGGGGTGCTGAAGCGGGTTGAAAGGCAGGCGCGGCTGGCGCCGCATGCCATGAAAAAAACCCGGCCAAAATGGCCGGGCTGTTCTGTGCGGGGTAATAAGCGTCTTAGGCGCTTGGCTCGGGTTCCATGCCGCCATCGCCCTCGCCGCCACGTTTGCGGCTGCGCGTTTTCGGAATGGCCGCAACAGAGGGCGTGCCGCTGCTGGGCTTGTCCGCGTCATCGTCATCCCGGCCAATCGGCTCTCCGCGCATGACACGGCCAATCTCTGGCCCGGTCAGCGTTTCGTATTCCAGCAAGCCTTGCGCCAAGTTTTCCAAGTGCTCCCGATGCTCGGTCAGGATGCGTTTGGCGGTCTCGTAGCCTTCGTTGACCAATTCGCGCACCTTGTCGTCAATCATCTTCTGGGTAATGCCAGAATGGTTTGACCCGCCTCCATAGCTGCCCAGGTAGCTTTGCTGTTCATTGGCGTAGTCGACATAGCCCAGTTCTTCGTCAAAGCCGAATTGCGTGACCATCGCGCGGGCGATTTTGGTCACCTGCTGGATGTCGCTGGCCGCGCCAGAGGTCACAGCCTCTGGCCCGAAGACCAGTTCCTCTGCCACGCGCCCGCCCATCGCCATAGCGATCTTGGATTTGTATTTGCGGTAGCTGACCGACAATTGGTCCCGTTCTGGCAAGGACAACACCAGACCCAGCGCGCGCCCGCGCGGGATGATGGTCGCCTTGTGAATCGGGTCATGTTCGGGCACATGCAGGCCGACCACGGCATGACCGGCTTCGTGATAGGCGGTCAGTTTCTTCTCGTCCTCGGTCATAACCATAGAGCGGCGCTCTGCCCCCATCATCACCTTGTCCTTGGCATTCTCGAAATCGTCCATCACGACAAAGCGACGGTTCGAGCGCGCGGCCATCAGCGCGGCTTCGTTCACAAGGTTGGCAAGGTCGGCCCCGGAAAAGCCCGGCGTGCCGCGCGCGATGATGCGCAGATCGACATTCGGCCCCAGCGGCACCTTGCGGGCATGCACGCCCAAGATGCGCTCGCGACCCTTGATGTCGGGGTTGGGCACCTGCACCTGACGGTCGAAACGACCGGGGCGCAGCAGCGCGGGGTCCAGCACGTCGGGGCGGTTGGTCGCCGCGACGATGATGATGCCCTCATTGGCTTCGAACCCGTCCATTTCGACCAGAAGCTGGTTCAAGGTCTGTTCGCGTTCGTCATTGCCGCCGCCATAGCCTACGCCACGCGACCGACCCACGGCGTCGATCTCGTCAATAAAGACGATGCAGGGCGCATTCTTCTTGGCTTGCTCGAACATGTCGCGCACACGGCTTGCGCCCACACCAACGAACATCTCGACAAAGTCAGAACCGGAGATGGTGAAGAAGGGCACACCCGCTTCGCCCGCAACTGCGCGCGCCAGCAACGTTTTACCCGTGCCCGGAGGGCCGACCAACAGCGCGCCTTTCGGGATCTTGCCACCAAGGCGGCTGAATTTCTGCGGATTACGCAGGAATTCTACGATTTCTTCCAGATCGTCCTTGGCTTCGTCAATGCCGGCGACGTCGTCGAACGTCACGCGGCCCTGCTTTTCGGTCAGCAGCTTGGCCTTGGATTT
This genomic window from Roseibaca calidilacus contains:
- the ftsH gene encoding ATP-dependent zinc metalloprotease FtsH, which produces MGNARNFAFWIVLFLLMIMLFNMFSNGSSTSSARSVNYSDFITRVDNNEVSRVTIDGERIVFVGSDGQQYSTVRPDDTTLTQRLLDREIPVEAQPQQQSGFMSTLMLWLPFLLLIGVWIYFMNRMQGGGKGGAMGFGKSKAKLLTEKQGRVTFDDVAGIDEAKDDLEEIVEFLRNPQKFSRLGGKIPKGALLVGPPGTGKTLLARAVAGEAGVPFFTISGSDFVEMFVGVGASRVRDMFEQAKKNAPCIVFIDEIDAVGRSRGVGYGGGNDEREQTLNQLLVEMDGFEANEGIIIVAATNRPDVLDPALLRPGRFDRQVQVPNPDIKGRERILGVHARKVPLGPNVDLRIIARGTPGFSGADLANLVNEAALMAARSNRRFVVMDDFENAKDKVMMGAERRSMVMTEDEKKLTAYHEAGHAVVGLHVPEHDPIHKATIIPRGRALGLVLSLPERDQLSVSYRKYKSKIAMAMGGRVAEELVFGPEAVTSGAASDIQQVTKIARAMVTQFGFDEELGYVDYANEQQSYLGSYGGGSNHSGITQKMIDDKVRELVNEGYETAKRILTEHREHLENLAQGLLEYETLTGPEIGRVMRGEPIGRDDDDADKPSSGTPSVAAIPKTRSRKRGGEGDGGMEPEPSA
- a CDS encoding sulfotransferase; amino-acid sequence: MMPPPAPQSTHPPEGYVFIVTYGRSGSTLLQHLLNTLDGVMVRGENNGTLWHMFQTWHALDSAGPIRELRARGAATDAMRPWFGAELIEPDAVGHEFARLFQRQVLNLPSDIRMGGFKEIRVHGDPDLFPDYLDFITRFFPGSRFVFNTRNHDAVARSAWWAICDPDFVRASLQEAETLFHAYAAAHSDRCVMLHYDTYINDRTALEPLFALIGRQPTAAQVENVFAQQLQHGRNPAFRT
- a CDS encoding glycosyltransferase family 2 protein, which codes for MIPTPPRHSLAYRAPRTGSLWLEVDLRMDPNPMIGFWDAGLRDMPLHVEFRRKERLLVLNRYAQRGWSREVICDLPPPAGPHLLGLRFKTGFSRPGTAVTVWLDGRELASLNALPQFSREARYGLRRGFSGLENIARITFPQAVRVVARSGPALGPYVTDRMEMTWTGPNPPSAVRLPSGERLTLEPVTGSDHAGGIVRAVLPGRIWQNGQPELRLIAQNDELRNSLRLDRADLLMRLERLSQDGWLLLDELAALQALEHAHAANMLDELSDGCRSALAGAARLYRLGKYCPPVAKSSPAPTTAKPDPVAELRTRFEALPDAARSFFTLDRLLRDSDLSPDQMGHLLLSQCEWACSIDDPVALFALADRYGAHLPAPDTPYSASAALPKLWAARDIGGLRSALWNMVPAGDRWIATPALAWVIRALISDRAGPYGHVSIWDRTDLLNDILRAMRMLIAESGSQMRCPDLLDAVVSLVAQREHLPAYAIPDIARLALETFGLIPEFWDRVDRLPPDAKPRGWTDWANMARALWTNPSAPDAAQIIARFEQAFVVGARAHRLCLLADAGLDDPLAPALAHLPLPEQQDIALRWLAFPRADKAAPPPPELHQLACEGLRPASAHTPRPVMEPAMRRLGCTAMDALRQLRAGQPPAGLEMIRAQAVALLLPEAGYCGGAVLLAMAEALSRANQTGLARQMLSALHDGLRTRDPAEFATATALRHASARFAACCPDPVLRAHAETILPPDPALAGPACHLRQAANPLADTLVVLISCRPYLDSRVPQIRAAWGDLLEQAGLPMVVAVGGHSGPAQLVDSVLRLPAPDDYEGLPQKILALADWVRSQTGFSRILKIDDDCFLDPQAFFADLSALCTPYYGRPLYRARGEMDRAWHMGKATSDRGRFDLDKSPEPSVYADGSAAYMLGRDALTALSAACATPAGRALEAVSFMEDKLVGDLLALSGITLSGENYDMAIFRRSAPGLPPLPLYENSFLPFAGSGLKVAHLDSGGDLHAARRALSAPWPTPMKLWSPHSSARLGWASNTLDLVSAPDRLAQARDAELAVVAVMRNEMFMLKHFLNHYRALGVGAFLVADNGSDDGTLEELAAQPDVVVFSTDTPYNESRYGVLWQEALLAAFRVGRWSLVADADEFLFWSLPDERGQVSGDLPTLLRGPDYRDAELVRLSMLDLYPSGPLAQAGFAHGPFADATHIDRAPLRCVPGMRGPWGNCDSVTSNLRHRLMEELGQPAARNLFVAQKFALMRYQPYMQFSAGLHYAVGGRMAERTLAFAHFKYNAQFHAKAQAEVARGQHFNSAEEYRKYLALLSEGRDTLFDPDVSVPLADCPFVQDLSAIR